NNNNNNNNNNNNNNNNNNNNNNNNNNNNNNNNNNNNNNNNNNNNNNNNNNNNNNNNNNNNNNNNNNNNNNNNNNNNNNNNNNNNNNNNNNNNNNNNNNNNNNNNNNNNNNNNNNNNNNNNNNNNNNNNNNNNNNNNNNNNNNNNNNNNNNNNNNNNNNNNNNNNNNNNNNNNNNNNNNNNNNNNNNNNNNNNNNNNNNNNNNNNNNNNNNNNNNNNNNNNNNNNNNNNNNNNNNNNNNNNNNNNNNNNNNNNNNNNNNNNNNNNNNNNNNNNNNNNNNNNNNNNNNNNNNNNNNNNNNNNNNNNNNNNNNNNNNNNNNacacacacacacacacatacacacacacacacacacatacacacacacacacacacatacacacacacacacactcattctcactCTCGTTGTTTTACAGCCTGTACTTCGGCAGCCGACATCGCTTTTGTTCTGGATTCATCTGGAAGTGTTGGCAATCATAATTTCCACATGATGCTAACCTTCTTGAATGATATAGTCGACCAAATGGAAATTGGACCGAAGAATATTCAGGTTGGAGTTTTGCGTTTCAACAGCCGAAATTATTTGGAATTCAACCTAAACAAGCACAATACCAAGAAGAGTTTACAGAATGCTATTCAGAATATTCACTACACTCCGGGTAATACCGCAACAGGATCTGCTATCAGGTgagtatgttctcttctgtttttaataatCTAAACTCTTCCTTTGACgagggagctggtttctaacagagATACAAAGATCTGTCGTCGGAATGTAAATAAGGaagacaatgtcacattttaaacttgagaaaagtcttgcatatctttactgttatccttacagattgtatttgtaatgtgcgagtttgTTGGATTTTCAGAAATCCAAGCGTATCTAAACGGTCAGCGCGGCATTTCCGCACAAAATCAAGTGCAccgattattattgatataaatgtaaatttgtaatctggatgtAGAAGACAAAGGTCTCGTAGCAGTTGTCCATAATTATccactttctctttgattttcaaaaagatattcacatcagcagaacAGCTGAACTCTATGATAGTACATAACTCCCAGACAACAACATCCGGcttgttatgcttacacttgacagatgattTGGcaggaatgttccaccagtattctttgtgTGGATGTTTCTGTGTGAATTCAATAACAGGGGGATTCTGTATATTTATTCCAGAACAGTCTTTTACCCGAgggtattgtatattgtttttgcgacaacgTTATGTCGCATAGGGATGTATcatcttgatgacatttttggtgcagctgctaatcacatatgtgaagtcttccacagaaatatgatatTTTCGGTGCACCTTAGAACTCTAAGGGCTCTATTGCTTCTTCTGTTTATTAGATATTTAGTAGCAGACTTCTGCTGTTGTATTGCAAATGCGTAGCCTCCGAAATGTGATATGATGTACAGGTCACGAGTCCAAGAGAGGCTTCACTTTATGTCAATATTTCTGTATTCTTCAATTCTTCAGGACTAcgcatggtcttttttttttgttgttttttttttgtttttgtttttggtatacTGGTCTTTGAGGTATTTTAGTCCGACTGTTTTGAGGTTGTATATGAAGTCACATACAGAAAGTGCTTCCTGAGGAATTCGCTACCGACTTGTAGGAACGTATGATATTGTTCTCTTCACATTTCAGcactaagttaatgtatttatctgtgctgctgttgtttaacaaATGCTCTCTAAGAGAGACTACGCGACATTCGCAGGCTTTCTTCACGGATATCAAATCTCTACTTCCTTTATTATCTCTTCTCAGGTAGAGCCCGTTGATATCACTATTCCTGTagagatttccagttgatgtatgtattatgtgtggaggcgcaatggcccagcggttagggtagcggactcgcggtcataggatcgcagttttgaatctcagactgggcgttgtgaatatttattgagcgaagacacctaaaagctccacgaggctccggcaggggatggtggcgaaccctgctgtactctttcaccacaactttctctcactcttacttcctgtttctgttgtacctgtaattcaaagggccaaccttgtcacactgtgtcacgctgaatatccccgagaactacgttaagggtacacgtgtctgtggagtgctcagccacttgcacgttaatttcacgagcaggctgttccgttgatcggatcaactggaaccctcgacgtcgtaagcgacggagtgccaacaacaacaacaacaatgtattatgtatgtatctatgtccttggtatgactttaaactgcatccgatAGTAGGGTTCTGGTACATGAGTTCCAGGCTaatgaggagtgtggaaccaccacATAACCATTATTTTTCCCAGGTTTACTCTGACCTTGAGTAATAGCACCGGTTAGGGTTCTCCTTAAGGGTGAAGTGGTATGTGAACCACTAAGAGTGAAGCAACCCTAGTTCTCGTTAGAACTTCATTCTAAATGGTAAACTCCTACAAGAAAAAAACCTGAGGTGCAAATTGGTTCCTGATCGGCTCTGTCATGCTACTGCTTTCATCGCTGATTCCGCTGAAAATGGGCTCTGTCTTGTGCAACACATCCATTCAAATAAAATTCATGCAGAGAGATTTCTTTGAGTTGCCTTCTATcactacacgcacgcacgcacgcacacacacacacacaaacatttgtatgtatgtatttgcgtagcTGAGTGGTTaaagtattcggctcacgatcgtaaggtcatgagttcgatttctggcagagtgttgtgtctttgagctcgacactttgtttcacgttgctccagttcaatcagctggcaaaaatgagttgtacccgtatttcaaagggtcagcattgtcccattctgtgtcacgttgaatctccctgagaactatgttaagagtaatCGTGACCgaggtgtgctcagccacttgcacgttaaggtcacgagcaggctgttctattaatcggttcaactggaaccctctttgTCTTAAGCGACACATTGCCAGTTAtacattcgtttttttttccatgctggggaacaaatgataatcagatagggcgAAACCAATAGAATTGGGACGGTGATCAACTAggtcaaagccacagtcatgcttAGCAACCAGCGAAAGCAAAGACCTGTTTGCTGGAGCATTGTCCCGATTAAACAAGACCCCTTTCGCCAGTTTCCCAAGGCGTTTGGTCTTCATAGCCTATAGTTGACATAATACGCTCCATTGATTGTGTGGTCCTTTCGAagataaacacaatgccttttgaaTCCCAAAAAACTGTGCCCATCACCCTCCCTATAGATGAAACGAGCTTCGTCTTGTTTGGATCAGTGAGGATGGGGTTTCTACATtttggattgtctctttgtctctagcTCAAAGTGAAGCCAACAACCATCTCGGATTAgcaaacgttcaaggaaaccagctggatttgccttaaacaatgtcagatttttccattatgtgatcagcctggtgcgtatttgatcagatgtcagaagatgtggcacccaCCAAGCAAAAACCTTCGTCAAACCAAACTCATTATACAGAATATTCGCAACTCTCTCGCGGGATATGCTAAAAGCATTGCCTATTTAATTATAGTCAATTGCCCTTTatccatcagcatgtggtgaacacgatcaatgctCGGTGTTGGTGTTGGCAGTACGTCCAAACTTTGGGTCATCTTCAGGATTCTCCCTCCTTACCTtcttaaattcagctgcccactttcgCACAGTTGATTCCCTAATGTAGCAAACATGTTAGCATGAATGTCTTTGGGAGCTAAACAGTTTTTTTCTGCAGATACTTGATAATACCACAATGCCAGATTTTGTTCATTTTCgagagaagttgctactagttacttattaagtcttctttgaactctcagatatcagtttacctggGACAAAACGATGCAGTTACTAATAAGAAGAGtttaaattaatgcatgcaatatttcacagctctagcatcactccttcatagtcagcccaCCCTCGTACAGACGTATGATTTGTGTAAACCACACGTAGATTTGTTTTTACTAAAAATACACGCTTGAGTGTTACTCATGTTATGATTGATCGTATTCTTATCGCatggttttttgtttctttctttttctttaatactTTACAGGCAATTACTTTTTTATTCTGTGATACATGCTCGCatgctatttattttttcaataccTCATCCCATCTTTACATATTATTTCATACTACAATTAAATTTTTCTCTACTAAATATCAATAAGATTTTCTTGTTCCCATATATTTGCcattttacatattcttttgaGTGTCATTTCTGGTAACTGTTTCTCTGTATAAATTCACAACTtcacatttatttatctcttctctTTACTATTTCATCGCTAGTTTCATGCATTACCACATGTTCACACGAGCTAGTGGCTTCCGAAAAGGTGTACCAAAGATTGCGATAGTTATCACCGATGGTATGTCCAATATAGGTTTGAACACTAAAGTAGAAGCAGATGCTGCCAAAAAGAACAACATCACGATGTTTGCTATTGGAATTGGTGGAGCTGTAAACCAAAGAGAACTAAAGGACATTGCATCAAATCCTAATCTTGTCTTCAGTACGAAAAATTTcaagaatttgaataaaatagTGGACGGTTTAGTGAAGACAACCTGTAAAGGTAGGCATACagtattttatttgaaacaattaaCTTTCTTGATAACGTTGTTTCCCTGCTAGACCAatgaacagaatattttattgaaatattaaaaaacgtAAAGAATATAGTTCGCCTGTATGTATGAGAAGCCAAAACACCTCACACTTACTCGTTTAATTCAGTGGACTATAATTTACATACTATGACTGTATAATACTCCCTCTGACTACAGTCGAAGTATTTTATCATTAACTAACTTTTTATtagtttgcaatactaactttaATTATTCTATGGTTCCAAAACTATATCATTTCAAAAGCTTTCATACCGAGGGCCTATTCAACATCTTCTACAGTGGTCATATTAAAATAACCATGATATAATAAAGCTTCTTAAGTACTTCTTAACAATATTTTGTGATATAATGTCAGATGTAGATATGTCATTGGAGGTCGCAATGTTTTGGCAAGAAAACCGAATATCTTCAAGACAGTAAGGTgattagaaacagaaaatatagcaGTTCGTATCCAGTGTTGTGATGAAGCTTTGATCCAATAGATAATGGGATTTAGCATCACACggtttctattttctcttctttttcaattattttttttcgcAGAAATTGTTTTTGCATGCAAAATTAGTTCCAATTACTGCACCAAAATAACTCTTCTGCATCATGCAAACATTATAAAAGTTTTGAAGCCATCAAATCTCAAGGGATAGAATAAGTTTATGCTGtagtggatgcatgtgtgtgaatgtctgtgttcAATGCAGGATGAACAGTGATGTACCAGCCATGTAGCGCAGTTTTAATACGAGCAAATTTTTCAGATCCCTCGGCAATCAATAGAGATGTGTGAGTATTGAAATGATATAGCGTCGCCAGCATTTAGTCCACAGGTATAAACTTTAACTTTACTCAAATCTAAACTAGCAAAAGTAATCATTAATTATTCTATATTCCTACTTAGTACGCCTATTCACAGCTGGTGACGTTTAGCCAGCGACGGTTAAATGTCAAACCAAGTAACAATACTAGGATCGGAGAAATCTTAACCATAACGCAagttaatttcttgaaaaaataGACAGAATGCATGCTACAACctcttggttttatttttttgtaaatattcgtATTTAGATTtcgtcaaaagaaatcaatatcaccTATTTTTCTTCAATATCAAATCATTTTCTTTTGACCTATACAAGTTTAGTATTTTACGTAAATGAACACAACTGACTGAATATATTCCAGTATAATACTAGCACATTCTATTAGCCTTCAAAGCTCAAAGGACAATTAAACAATGTCAAAGTTGGGTGTAATATAAACTCAAAACGTTCAAAGACTATATCTAAAGCAATAATTCTTGCAACCTCGCCACCCTTTTTCTCCAGTATCAGACAGCTTGTAATTTAAAACTCTAATTTCTCTTGcaaatatttttgtacatttgctctttttatttatttcctattgTACCATTTACCACTTATTGTtagctttttatatattttgccatTTACTCCTTATAGTAGTTAACAGAAAGAATTACGCCATCCTCCATTTTGTCATTTATATGCTAATACCCTTCACATATAATaaacttcctttctttttctctttccaagAAATCCCAATTGACAGCAAACCATTTGGTAAGTTAAAACtgtcagtatttatttatttattctgtgttttgtttttttactgcgTTGGCAAACAAATATTCAACAAGACTTTAGTCGGCGAAGTATGAGGTTATATTGATTAAATGATATAGAACTATCCATGAAGGTTTCAGTtctaaaactaaataaacaatCATTCGTAAAAACAATACATCTCATTTAGTATTTTCTAAGAATCCTTGCAATTTGCAATCAGAAATCCAGGAAACGGTAACTAGGAGTTATGTCTAAGAATAATACCGATATAGAAAAGTAATTAATTTTCCTCGTGTTTTTCATTCTGCTGTATAGTATTCGCAAC
This genomic interval from Octopus bimaculoides isolate UCB-OBI-ISO-001 chromosome 4, ASM119413v2, whole genome shotgun sequence contains the following:
- the LOC106875414 gene encoding collagen alpha-1(XII) chain, whose protein sequence is MMLTFLNDIVDQMEIGPKNIQVGVLRFNSRNYLEFNLNKHNTKKSLQNAIQNIHYTPGNTATGSAISFMHYHMFTRASGFRKGVPKIAIVITDGMSNIGLNTKVEADAAKKNNITMFAIGIGGAVNQRELKDIASNPNLVFSTKNFKNLNKIVDGLVKTTCKEIPIDSKPFVCKDKLASCASFGLKICDGYQRWSRDFCPKYCGVCFGE